ATCCCAACCGTTGTCGCATGCCGAGCGAGTATTCGCGAACGCGGCGGTGCGCGTCGTTGGTGAGCTTCACGATGTCGAGCGCGCGGTCAATCAATTCGCGCGGTGCGCCGAGCAATCGTCGGGTGACTTCTAAATTTTCGCGCCCGTTCAAATGCGGGTACAGCGACGGCATTTCAACCAGCGCGCCTACGCGTTGCATCAACGACCGGCGATTCGCAGCCAGCGGCTTGTCGAACAAACGAACTTCGCCAGCGTCCGGGCGAATCAACCCCAGCAGCATTCTGATAGTTGTGGTCTTGCCCGCGCCATTCGGTCCCAAAAATCCATACACGCCCGCCGTCGGCACCAGCAAATTCACATCCTCCACGGCAAGCTGCGCCCCAAATCGGCGCGTCACCCCACGTGTTTCAATCGCAGTTTTCTGCATCATTTCCTCCGGCAGCAAGAACGACATGGAAGCCAAATCATTAACAGGCTTCTCAGGGAACAGCGATCAGAGTTGGCGATCAGCCAGAAAAGAATTGATTGTGAGGCGGATTGACCGCTTTCGATTTGGCTCCAAGTGGTTTAAGGTTTCCGCCTGCAACTAAATCAAAATTCAACACACTGATAAACTTTTCAGGAGACCAACACATGCTTCAGTGCGACTCTCGACGGTTTCTGTACAACCTGCGTCTGCTTTCATTTTTGCTTTTGCTGCTACTGTTTGCTGCGCCTGCGTTTGCGCAGAACAAAGTTGAATACGAAATCTCGTTTCCCAATGCCGCTCATCACGAAGCGGAAATCACTGTGACATTCACCGGGGTTCCGGCGGGAAAACCGTTGGAAGTTCGCATGAGCCGATCGTCACCGGGGCGGTATTCCGCGCAGGAATTTTCCAAGAACGTTTACAGCGTTCGCGCAACGGACGGCAGCGGAACCGCGCTCAGCTTTACGCGACCGAATCCCACGCAATGGAACATCGCCGAGCATCGCGGCAAAGTGCAAATCAGTTACACGCTGTTTGGCGATCAGGGGTCTGGGACGTTCACGGGCATTGATCCTTCGATGGCGCACCTGAGCATTCCGGCGACGTTTATGTGGGCGCGCGGGTTTGAAAACGCTCCGATTACCGTACGCTTCAAACTCTTGCCCGGATGGAAAATCGCCACACAGCTTGCGCCGACCGCCGACGCGGAAGTGTTCACCGCGCCGCACATGCAATACTTTATGGATTCGCCGACGATGCTGGCGAATTTCCGGCTGCGCGAATGGACGGTGCAATCCAACGGCAAGGCTTACAAAATGCGGCTGGCCATCAACGACCCGGCGGCTTCGGACAAGGAAGTGGACGAGTTCGCCGAAATGAGCAAGAAAATTGTCGAAGAGCAAAAGGCCATTTTCGGCGAGACGCCGGATTACGATTTCGGCACCTATACTTTTATCGCCAACTACATTCCGCAAATCCGTGGCGACGGCATGGAGCATCGCAACTCGACCAGTTTGACCAGCACGCGTTCCATCAAAGGTTCTCCGCTGGGAAATCTGGGAACTGTTTCGCACGAATACTTTCACTGCTGGAACGTGGAACGGTTGCGCCCGCGAACGATTGAGCCGTTCAGCTTTGAAGACGCGAATGTTTCAGACGGGCTTTGGCTGGCCGAAGGCTTTACGCAGTATTACGGCAATCTGGTGATGAAACGCGCGGGATTCAGCGGCGAAGACGCAGGTTTTGCGCGCGGCTTGGGATTCACAATCAACGCCATCGTCAATGCTCCGGGGCGAGTTTTGTTTGGCCCTGTCGAGATGAGCCAGCAGGCGGTTTACGCAGACGGC
This is a stretch of genomic DNA from Acidobacteriota bacterium. It encodes these proteins:
- a CDS encoding M61 family metallopeptidase, whose translation is MLQCDSRRFLYNLRLLSFLLLLLLFAAPAFAQNKVEYEISFPNAAHHEAEITVTFTGVPAGKPLEVRMSRSSPGRYSAQEFSKNVYSVRATDGSGTALSFTRPNPTQWNIAEHRGKVQISYTLFGDQGSGTFTGIDPSMAHLSIPATFMWARGFENAPITVRFKLLPGWKIATQLAPTADAEVFTAPHMQYFMDSPTMLANFRLREWTVQSNGKAYKMRLAINDPAASDKEVDEFAEMSKKIVEEQKAIFGETPDYDFGTYTFIANYIPQIRGDGMEHRNSTSLTSTRSIKGSPLGNLGTVSHEYFHCWNVERLRPRTIEPFSFEDANVSDGLWLAEGFTQYYGNLVMKRAGFSGEDAGFARGLGFTINAIVNAPGRVLFGPVEMSQQAVYADGAPAADPTNSVNNFVSYYTYGSAIATGLDLTLRTKFRGKTLDGYMRELWQSLGKHQKNYNPEKPYTIPDLKAALARYTGDAGFANEFFTRYIEGHEVPDYESLLAKAGFQLRKVRPGKIWLDAQVREQGGTVVVGGPTVRNGPLYKAGLDRGDKILSFDGQPVSSSSDVQTILEKHKPGDTISIQADQRGVKKTTQLTFEEDPAIEVVAYESINKEVTPEMKKLRAEWLGSQVGRQ